A DNA window from Castanea sativa cultivar Marrone di Chiusa Pesio chromosome 7, ASM4071231v1 contains the following coding sequences:
- the LOC142643047 gene encoding glucan endo-1,3-beta-glucosidase-like, whose protein sequence is MASFYAMRKKPSMVAILLLLGLLFSPEHTGAQSLGVCYGGQGNANNLPTESEVVSLCTTNNIGRIRIYSPYTEILQVLRDSNIDLIVGVPNDSLQALANLSAAADWVQRNIKDYSSNVEFKYIAVGNEVNPTSETAQFVLPAMQNIYKAITDAGLQNQIKVSTAVDTNLLGVFDPPSAGAFSDNARPFIEPIISFLVSNGAPLLANIYPYFRVKYNNQPVPYALFTATEVVVHDGQLEYRNLFDALMDALYSALEKRNGGSLKIVVSESGWPSAGGAVETIENAGTYYRNLINHVKGGTPKRPAKAIETYLFALFDENVKIEEIERHFGLFYPSKQPKYNVNFN, encoded by the exons ATGGCTTCATTCTATGCAATGAGGAAGAAACCTTCTATGGTTGCAATCTTGCTACTTCTTGGGCTGTTGTTTAGCCCAGAACATACAG GTGCACAATCCTTAGGTGTTTGCTATGGAGGGCAAGGCAATGCAAACAATTTGCCAACTGAGTCAGAAGTTGTAAGTCTTTGCACAACTAACAATATTGGAAGGATACGCATTTACTCTCCGTATACAGAAATTCTCCAAGTCCTTAGAGATTCTAACATAGATCTCATTGTTGGCGTCCCTAATGATAGCCTCCAAGCCCTTGCCAATCTTTCAGCTGCAGCTGATTGGGTCCAGAGGAATATAAAAGACTATTCCTCAAATGTCGAGTTCAAGTACATTGCTGTTGGAAATGAAGTAAACCCAACTAGTGAAACAGCTCAGTTTGTTCTTCCAGCAATGCAAAACATTTACAAAGCAATTACAGATGCTGGtctacaaaatcaaatcaaggtCTCAACAGCGGTGGACACGAATTTGTTGGGTGTTTTTGATCCTCCATCAGCAGGTGCTTTTAGTGACAATGCAAGGCCATTCATAGAACCAATCATTAGTTTTTTGGTTAGCAATGGAGCGCCACTTCTTGCAAACATTTATCCTTACTTTAGAGTCAAGTACAACAACCAACCAGTCCCCTATGCCTTATTTACTGCCACAGAAGTTGTGGTACACGATGGCCAATTGGAGTACAGAAATCTGTTTGATGCCTTGATGGATGCTCTGTATTCTGCACTTGAGAAAAGAAATGGAGGAAGTTTGAAAATTGTAGTCTCAGAAAGCGGATGGCCATCTGCTGGTGGTGCTGTGGAGACTATTGAGAATGCAGGCACATATTATAGAAATCTGATTAATCATGTGAAAGGAGGGACTCCAAAGAGGCCTGCAAAGGCTATAGAAACTTACTTGTTTGCCTTGTTTGATGAGAACGTAAAGATTGAGGAAATTGAGAGACATTTTGGCCTATTCTACCCAAGCAAACAGCCCAAGTATAATGTTAATTTCAATTGA
- the LOC142643621 gene encoding glucan endo-1,3-beta-glucosidase-like has translation MAPMLLLIGFLIAGLELTGAQSVGVCYGKNGNNLPADGEVADLYKSNGIGRMRIYDPDQTTLNALKGSNIELIIGILNNNLQALTDATAATNWVQNNIRNYSPDVKFKYIAVGNEVHPGDAEAQFVLPAMQNIHNAIVAASLQDQIKVSTAIDTTLLGNSYPPSAGSFSDAANSYISPIINFLVSNGAPLLANIYPYFSYTNNPQDISLPYALFTSPGVVVTDGSLQYQNLFDALLDSLFSALEKAGAPNLQIVVSESGWPSEGGTAATVDNAGTYYKNLINHVKGGTPKKSGQAIETYLFAMFDENLKTGSEIEKHFGVFSPNKQPKYQISFG, from the exons ATGGCTCCAATGTTGCTCCTAATTGGTTTTTTGATAGCTGGGCTAGAATTAACAG GTGCACAATCTGTTGGCGTATGTTATGGAAAAAATGGAAACAATCTACCAGCTGATGGAGAAGTTGCTGATCTGTATAAAAGCAATGGCATTGGGAGGATGAGGATATATGACCCAGATCAAACAACTCTCAACGCCCTCAAAGGATCAAACATAGAACTCATCATTGGCATCCTTAACAACAATCTTCAAGCCCTCACTGATGCTACAGCTGCAACAAATTGGGTCCAAAACAACATAAGAAATTACTCGCCGGATGTCAAATTCAAATACATTGCTGTTGGGAATGAAGTACATCCTGGTGATGCTGAAGCCCAGTTTGTTCTACCTGCCATGCAAAACATTCATAATGCAATTGTAGCTGCCAGTTTACAAGATCAGATTAAGGTTTCAACAGCTATAGATACAACTTTGTTGGGAAATTCTTACCCTCCATCAGCGGGTTCATTTAGTGATGCTGCAAATTCATATATAAGCCCAATCATCAACTTCCTAGTCAGTAATGGGGCACCACTTTTAGCCAATATTTACCCTTACTTCAGCTATACCAATAACCCTCAAGACATAAGCCTTCCATATGCCTTATTTACTTCACCAGGGGTTGTGGTAACAGATGGTAGTCTTCAATACCAAAATCTTTTTGATGCATTGTTGGATTCACTCTTTTCTGCTCTTGAGAAAGCTGGTGCACCTAATCTACAAATTGTAGTATCAGAGAGTGGTTGGCCATCTGAAGGTGGTACTGCAGCTACGGTAGACAATGCAGGCACTTACTACAAGAATTTGATTAATCACGTGAAGGGTGGGACTCCGAAGAAGTCTGGACAAGCAATAGAAACTTATTTGTTTGCCATGTTTGATGAAAACCTCAAGACTGGATCAGAAATTGAGAAACATTTTGGTGTCTTCTCTCCTAATAAACAGCCCAAGTACCAAATTAGTTTCGGTTAG